One bacterium DNA segment encodes these proteins:
- a CDS encoding UMP kinase codes for MTQEVGDRSPKYNRVLLKLSGEALGGARDYGIDLEVVQTIAIQVKRVHEMGVQTALVVGGGNIFRGLAASERGFDRATGDYMGMLATVINALALQDALERTGIPARTMTAIQMPQVAEPYIRRRAVRHLEKGRVVILAAGTGNPYFTTDTTAALRAVEIEADVILKATKVDGVYTADPKRDPTAVKLERLGYLEVLNRGIEVMDNTALTLCMDNDVPIVVFNLLVPGNIERVVLGEEIGTLVGAAAG; via the coding sequence ATGACGCAAGAAGTGGGGGATCGCTCGCCGAAGTACAACCGCGTTCTGCTCAAGTTGAGCGGTGAAGCCCTCGGCGGCGCGCGCGACTACGGCATCGACCTCGAAGTCGTGCAGACGATCGCGATCCAGGTCAAACGCGTGCACGAGATGGGCGTGCAGACCGCGCTCGTCGTGGGTGGGGGCAACATCTTTCGCGGCCTGGCCGCCAGCGAGCGCGGCTTCGATCGCGCGACGGGCGACTACATGGGAATGCTGGCCACGGTCATCAACGCCCTGGCGCTGCAGGACGCGCTGGAGCGCACGGGCATCCCGGCGCGCACCATGACCGCCATCCAGATGCCCCAGGTGGCCGAGCCGTACATCCGCCGGCGCGCGGTGCGCCATCTCGAGAAGGGCCGGGTGGTCATCCTCGCCGCCGGCACCGGCAACCCGTACTTCACCACCGACACCACCGCTGCGCTGCGGGCGGTGGAGATCGAGGCCGACGTGATCCTCAAGGCGACCAAGGTGGACGGCGTCTACACCGCCGACCCCAAGCGCGACCCGACCGCGGTCAAGCTCGAGCGCCTCGGCTATCTCGAGGTGCTCAACCGTGGCATCGAGGTCATGGACAACACGGCGCTGACCCTGTGCATGGACAATGATGTGCCGATCGTGGTGTTCAATCTGCTGGTGCCGGGCAACATCGAGCGGGTCGTCCTGGGCGAAGAGATCGGGACCCTGGTCGGGGCGGCGGCGGGATGA
- the tsf gene encoding translation elongation factor Ts produces the protein MDLVKKLRELSGAGMMDCKHALEEAEGDVDKAYTILREKGVAKAAKRAGRSTGQGVVEAYLHKLGDDFPPQVGVLIEVNCETDFVAKGDDFRKLAKELALQVAATSPRWVSREEVPDEVLVAERNLYEAKAEQEGKPSQVIPKIVEGQVENFVKETCLLEQPYWRDPKHTVHDLVAEHISKLQENITVRRFARFNIRES, from the coding sequence ATGGATCTCGTCAAGAAGCTGCGCGAGCTGTCCGGCGCGGGGATGATGGACTGCAAACACGCGCTGGAAGAGGCCGAGGGTGATGTCGACAAGGCCTACACGATCCTGCGGGAGAAGGGCGTCGCCAAAGCCGCCAAGCGCGCCGGCCGGTCGACCGGCCAGGGCGTGGTCGAGGCTTATCTCCACAAGCTCGGCGACGACTTCCCGCCCCAGGTCGGCGTGCTCATCGAGGTCAACTGCGAGACCGATTTCGTCGCCAAGGGCGACGACTTTCGCAAGCTGGCGAAGGAGCTTGCCCTCCAGGTTGCGGCCACTAGTCCCCGGTGGGTCTCGCGCGAAGAGGTGCCGGACGAGGTGCTCGTCGCGGAAAGAAACCTCTACGAGGCGAAGGCCGAGCAGGAAGGCAAACCAAGTCAGGTGATCCCCAAGATCGTCGAAGGCCAGGTCGAGAACTTCGTCAAGGAGACCTGTCTGCTCGAGCAGCCCTACTGGCGCGATCCCAAGCACACCGTGCACGACCTGGTCGCGGAGCACATCTCCAAGCTCCAGGAGAACATCACGGTGCGACGCTTCGCGCGATTTAACATCAGGGAATCCTGA
- the rpsB gene encoding 30S ribosomal protein S2, which produces MAQVTLKQLLEAGVHFGHQTSRWNPKMRAYIFTARNGIHIIDLQKTVRLLDEAWDFVRGVAASGRPVLFVGTKKQAQETIQTEAARCGMYFVNRRWMGGMLTNFSTVKKRIERLQGLRKMQQEGQFEQMTKKEAKRLQDELDRLMFHFDGIADMKRLPGALYVVDPRKEHIAVTEANRLKIPVVAITDSNCDPDLISYVIPGNDDAIRAVKLLTGKIADACQDGRQEAQARGEILPEVEEREFLETPRYEEIEEYLEDEEDYLPTVSEEEFIGTAADEEEVR; this is translated from the coding sequence GTGGCTCAAGTAACGCTGAAGCAGCTGCTGGAGGCAGGTGTCCATTTCGGCCACCAGACCAGCCGCTGGAACCCGAAGATGCGGGCCTACATCTTCACGGCCCGCAACGGCATTCACATCATCGACCTGCAGAAGACGGTCCGGCTGCTCGACGAGGCGTGGGACTTCGTCCGTGGCGTTGCCGCCAGCGGGCGCCCGGTGCTGTTCGTCGGCACCAAGAAGCAGGCGCAGGAGACCATCCAGACCGAGGCCGCGCGCTGCGGCATGTACTTCGTCAACCGGCGCTGGATGGGCGGCATGCTGACCAACTTCAGCACGGTGAAGAAGCGCATCGAGCGCCTGCAGGGGCTCCGCAAGATGCAGCAGGAAGGCCAGTTCGAGCAGATGACGAAGAAGGAGGCGAAGCGCCTCCAGGACGAGCTCGACCGGCTGATGTTCCATTTCGACGGTATCGCCGACATGAAGCGGCTCCCGGGGGCTCTGTACGTCGTCGATCCCCGCAAGGAGCACATCGCGGTCACCGAGGCGAACCGGCTCAAGATCCCGGTCGTTGCGATCACCGACTCCAACTGTGACCCGGATCTGATCTCCTACGTCATCCCGGGCAACGACGACGCGATCCGCGCCGTCAAGCTGCTGACCGGAAAGATCGCCGACGCGTGCCAGGATGGTCGCCAGGAAGCGCAGGCACGCGGCGAGATCCTGCCTGAGGTGGAGGAGCGCGAGTTCCTCGAGACGCCTCGATACGAGGAGATCGAGGAGTACCTGGAAGATGAGGAGGACTACCTGCCGACGGTTTCGGAAGAGGAGTTCATTGGCACCGCCGCCGACGAGGAGGAGGTGCGCTAG
- the uppS gene encoding di-trans,poly-cis-decaprenylcistransferase, with protein sequence MDGNGRWARRRSRPTSFGHRAGVRAIKRVLEGCEQLGVEVLSVYAFSTENWTRPRAEVRALMRLFHETMQREIDEMHRRGVRIVVSGRRDELSPRMRERIDEAMARTARNTNGVLNVCLNYGGRAELVDAVRQLVADGMAAGDIDEAAIASRLYNPDLPDPDLIIRTAGERRVSNFLLWQGAYAEMLVTETLWPDFDLDDLKAAIADYAGRVRRFGGRPDLGGTPEPMALAPQEGGPGWGGGAAADPGRR encoded by the coding sequence ATGGACGGGAACGGGCGCTGGGCCCGCCGCCGCAGCCGGCCCACCAGCTTCGGCCATCGGGCCGGCGTGCGCGCGATCAAGCGAGTGCTCGAGGGATGCGAGCAGCTCGGCGTGGAGGTGCTGTCCGTCTACGCATTCTCAACCGAGAACTGGACGAGGCCTCGCGCTGAGGTTCGGGCGCTGATGCGGCTGTTCCACGAAACGATGCAGCGAGAGATCGACGAGATGCATCGGCGTGGGGTCCGTATCGTGGTCAGCGGCCGCCGCGACGAGCTTTCCCCCCGCATGCGTGAGCGCATCGACGAGGCGATGGCACGGACCGCTCGCAACACCAACGGCGTGCTCAACGTCTGCCTCAACTACGGCGGCCGCGCCGAGCTCGTCGACGCGGTGCGGCAGCTGGTGGCCGACGGAATGGCGGCGGGCGATATCGACGAAGCGGCCATCGCCTCGCGCCTGTACAACCCCGACCTCCCCGACCCCGACCTCATCATCCGCACGGCCGGTGAGAGACGCGTGAGCAACTTCCTCCTCTGGCAGGGGGCCTATGCGGAGATGCTGGTGACCGAAACCTTGTGGCCCGACTTCGATCTCGACGACCTGAAGGCGGCGATCGCGGACTACGCCGGGCGCGTGCGGCGCTTCGGCGGCCGGCCCGACTTGGGCGGTACGCCTGAGCCCATGGCCCTTGCCCCGCAGGAGGGAGGGCCGGGATGGGGGGGCGGAGCCGCCGCCGACCCCGGGCGGCGGTGA
- a CDS encoding ribosome recycling factor yields MDPILREAEAKMAKSVDHFAAELATIRTGRANPALIDKVMVPYYGTSTPLNQLAQISAPEPRLLVVQVYDRSQIGAVEKALRTSEQGLNPASDGQVIRVPIPPLTEERRREYVKLVRQKAEEARVAIRNVRRDEIHRVDQMQKSGEVAEDDSKRAHARLQKITEVQIERIDALGARKESEVMEV; encoded by the coding sequence ATCGACCCCATCCTGCGGGAGGCCGAGGCGAAGATGGCCAAATCGGTGGACCACTTCGCGGCGGAGCTCGCCACCATTCGCACCGGCCGGGCCAATCCCGCGTTGATCGACAAGGTGATGGTCCCCTACTACGGCACCTCCACGCCACTCAACCAGCTGGCGCAGATCAGTGCTCCGGAGCCGAGACTGCTCGTCGTGCAGGTTTACGACAGGAGCCAGATCGGCGCCGTGGAAAAGGCGCTGCGCACCAGCGAGCAGGGTCTCAACCCGGCGAGCGACGGCCAGGTCATCCGCGTGCCCATCCCGCCGCTCACGGAGGAGCGGCGCAGGGAGTACGTGAAGCTCGTCCGCCAGAAGGCGGAGGAGGCACGCGTCGCCATCCGCAACGTCCGGCGCGACGAGATCCACCGCGTCGACCAGATGCAGAAATCGGGCGAAGTGGCCGAGGACGACTCCAAGCGCGCGCATGCCCGGCTGCAGAAGATCACCGAAGTCCAGATCGAGAGGATCGATGCCCTGGGGGCGCGCAAGGAGTCCGAGGTCATGGAGGTCTAG